In one window of Hyla sarda isolate aHylSar1 chromosome 1, aHylSar1.hap1, whole genome shotgun sequence DNA:
- the LOC130299892 gene encoding uncharacterized protein LOC130299892, which produces MSVLLSLVVVVLVIHRLQSLPGTWPIHYHFAEAGGDIVLNCSLKAEKIIWKLPGKDCSEGSKQQKALRLHKVKNRCGGLYTCANVHNQNQNHSLYLLIEGHSPLSFSCTVDSYTSPDLRCSLTEELSRPSLIRVKSNRSNMDQEWTEMKIPKDGDHLFKFNVSLPGFCPFEEQVDPITVYVEFMSKSHEYIKGHKSFYLRDIVVPRAPEIVVTKEQIIWSNPWTHHPSFFPMQFQLSATFRNNTDVNLTTEEQKYRVKDVTRFSVRCRDRHKASEWSAWTTSQI; this is translated from the exons ACCACTTTGCCGAAGCAGGGGGCGACATTGTCCTTAATTGTTCGCTGAAAGCGGAGAAAATAATCTGGAAACTCCCAGGTAAAGACTGTTCAGAAGGCTCGAAACAGCAGAAGGCGCTCCGCCTGCACAAAGTGAAGAACCGCTGCGGCGGCCTCTACACCTGCGCCAACGTCCACAACCAGAACCAGAACCACTCCCTGTATTTGCTCATAGAAG GTCACAGTCCCTTGTCGTTCTCCTGCACCGTGGACTCTTACACCAGCCCCGATCTCCGCTGTTCACTGACTGAAGAACTCAGCCGCCCGAGCCTGATCAGAGTGAAGTCCAACAG ATCCAACATGGACCAGGAGTGGACGGAAATGAAGATCCCAAAGGACGGAGATCATCTCTTCAAGTTCAACGTCTCTCTTCCGGGTTTCTGCCCTTTTGAGGAGCAGGTGGATCCCATCACCGTGTATGTGGAGTTCATGTCAAAAAGTCACGAATATATCAAAGGACACAAGTCCTTCTACCTGAGGGATATCG TGGTGCCCAGGGCTCCAGAGATTGTTGTCACCAAAGAGCAGATCATCTGGTCAAACCCTTGGACCCATCACCCATCCTTCTTCCCCATGCAGTTCCAGCTCAGTGCCACCTTTCGCAACAACACTGAT GTAAATCTGACCACAGAGGAGCAGAAGTACAGAGTGAAGGACGTGACAAGATTCAGTGTACGCTGCAGAGACCGTCATAAGGCTTCAGAATGGAGCGCCTGGACCACATCGCAGATCTGA